The genomic stretch CTTCACATTCAATGCGTGTGCTCCCGTCGGACATTGGCGAGAGTCTCCCGGCCACACTACTTTACCTTTTCATTCAATGGTAGGCAAGCTTAACTGTCTGACGCCACGAGTCTCGACCTCCCGCCAAATACTGTCTAAACTCTCTCCGCTCTCATCCCATTGGATGTTGCGAGAGCCTTCCAGCACGGGTGTTCTTTTCCTCTCTCCGTCTGGTGAGGCTTACACATCTGATGCGTGTGCTCCCGTCAGATGTCTGTGAAAGTTCTCCTGGTCAGGATCCATACTTGCCCCCCCGCAAGCGAGTCTCATTCATCCGATGCTGTGAGTATCGATCTCCCTTTGGATGTCGCAAGAGTCTTCTTGCCGGCCAGCCCAAAAACATTTTTACCTGCCAAACTGAGAGGAGCCAGAAGTCCTACAACCTGAGTCTTCATCTCCAGTCAGAGGCTTCATTGGCCCTCTCGGTCACCCATTTGCCATTCGTCCTCTGAGTAGCAGGGACTTATCAACCAGTAGGGCCCATAAGCCGACACCATGACCTATTCCTgtcgaggcaactcgggcccTCCTGGTCGGGCTATACAACCATTCTGCTCCTCCTCATAGGTGGTAGGGCTCACTATTCCAACGCTGTGAGCTCCTGTTGAGCATAGGCCATAGGAGcgcatcagatacttagcctaatcaacaccggtggaccacaatcaagtaatcaataccaTATTATAAATACCTCTGACTTACctattcacagcagttcagtgtactgtttgagtaaatgaattaactcagagggagtgtcagacacgtTAAAAAacgttaacagcttaagtcatttgtggattaatgcttattggagatgctaaccatttcaaacgattgtaacagaaatgagtccaaccagacaaattaaagagtctatcaaagctgtgtttggaacacgagccgaattcctcaggaagtcataaaacattctgtgccacaagtcccaaggaagataaccaaccaaccaacttgtttacacaacagctttcaacattaacaccactagaacaattattgacaatttaattcacagaagagattgtcaaatttgaataattgaaatgcaacgctggacatcacatggaaacccatgagttaaacacttccattgacttccccccacctagcagaaccagactgaaattcctaaggggggaggggctttgaacctctggtcttcACCGAACATCCCTATGTCggagaatgacaaagaaactgtcttttgtacatatatatggaccaaaatgaactccaaaatgacttctaaatgaatatcattccatcgcttaactccatattcatttatatgtaaccaacacattcgactatcatgtataatcacttattgtgtatgtcttttgataactataggatacatggtcatgtctagtattgatataatcgaatctgcttgcttgaattagttcagacaatcatttatttgtcaaatatatcataacctggttataggaatcatgtccaaaattagaccctgcaagagtgggaaaattcggaccacatgcttggtaagataaacatatgatttatgatacccccgagccaagacaatatctgattggtcaagacaacatttgaggtgtggccaacaggccagtttaaatacttaggacaccaaaaaatcttgcttttagttgttagctttgcttctgctactagtcatgcttttagttgttagctatgcttctgctactagtcatgcttttagttgttagctatgcttctgctatttgtcatgtctgcttttagtttgcttttagcttttagctttgttacctagctttagcttttagccatgctctttgtcatcactgttctttgagtgcggttgcagcgtgcttcagcctgcacgcctgctgctacttagccacgatgagaaggaacacaacctagtctcgtcaaactttatttcttttcttttccgtttgagagtttcgtgttctgagttaagttttgtaacgtcgagccTCCGAcacctgacctcgggtgcccgttcaacttcaaccagccacacaacttcATCTTTAGCCAATgtccaaccacgggcttcccaagacgtcacttcagcgactactgaacttccagccaatcagcgacaacaAAGGGACACCTTCAGGCAATGTAACCTctagactgtgacctttactggtgtatctaatataattttaacctcattgaggaactcaatgcaagggctaattacgtgattgatggttgttcatgtctatgcaatttaacgtattgctgtaaacttgggattgggggtgtccccaccaaagctgagaccaaacctacgcccatgtcTAGCATATCGTTGCTCCCCAACTATGACAGGACAGAAATGAAACGTGTCTTCTGACAAAGACCATCAACTCATTCGATTCTTCATGAACTATAAAGTATcataagctatttttttttattcaaaatgtaatttattttagtttgtttctgatgaataatgaaaataaaaagtatcCTGACTAATTTGCATAACTACAGGGAGGAAACTCTGACCTTGCTTGTTAGTCCATAAACTTACAGAatcacaaatgtgaccctggaccacaaaacaagtcttaagtcgctggagtatatttgtagcaatcaccaaaaaatactttgtatgggtcaaaattatcgatttttcttttatggcaaaaatcattagccaaataagttaagatcatgttccatgaagatatatatttttttttaataggctgATCCTAAcagaccatacatcaatggaaagcttatttattaaccTGTCAGATGATGTTTACATCTCAATTATGAGaaatggacccttatgactggttttgtggtccagggtcacatgtgtaacagaaatgagtcgaaccagaacaattaaagagtctatcaaagctgtgtgttgaaacacgagccgaattcctcaggaagtcataaatcagttctagtgccacaagaaccaagcaagatgaccaaccaacttgttcacacaacagctttcaacattaacaccactagaacaattatttacaatttcaattcgaagaagataaatttggtgtcaaatttgttgttcgtaattaaaatgcaacgctggacatcacatggaaacccatgagttaaacacttccattgacttccccccacctagcagaaccagactgaaattcctaaggggggaggggctttaaacctctgtcttcactagaggtgtgcgataccgctagatttggtatcgatccgataccaagtaaatacagggccagtatcgccgataccgataccaataccgatactttttaataattaaggtggatgcgtcttcaacctaaatctaaatgaattttcatgacttttaatttgtttttgtgatttgcattttgggttattactcagtactacaaaagcttttgttcagaaacaacttttggttacttctgatttatttaaataaacaaagttacaaaatgattacttcacaaatataaaagatgtaaaaacaatttctcttttcaagtagcatgttaataaaaaaatgtttctcctctttagtgcacttcttttcaggatttttttcttaaagtcacaaagttttacttcacaatgtaaaacaaattctccttatacaaaattcctgaagccgacatcttccactatggaaagaggctgcaggtccttcacaatcatttctgataggcgccttgtaatatccactgctcttggagaatcagctattgataaaataataaaaataattaagtctggtgcacatctaggtgaagtttaaatatagaaactagtatccctttcacagctaacacaaaaagggtagatcggcctgaaaatacagccatacaacgctcctctttctctccgcctctgactgactgctgttagaaatgcgcggctgagcggtgcgcgcgcctgactgctggtggtagcgctagtggtgagtcacgtgacggtacaacacaggagagggggcggagagcagtgtcgagcacgagcagcactcttgagagcttgctctgctctgtgacagcagcagcattttggcaaacacggccaggtcgcaaaacgagagaaactgaaacttaagtatcgatattttcccgttggtatcgatcaataccgataccaacgttggtatcgatattatcgatattagtatcgatctgcccacctctagtcttcacagaacatctctttgtcatgagaatggcaaagaaactgctttttgtacatgtatatggaccagaatgaacttaaaaagacttataaatgaatcagtccatcacttcactccatattcatttatgtgtaacccacacatttgactatcatgttataatcacttattgtgtatgtttttttttaataactatggtatAGCTTAACGATTCATAATcgtgtttggtatgtgtgtgattgaattttcttgcttgatattgtcctgacaatcatttatttgtcaagtatatcataacctggtaataggaatcatgtccaaaattagaccctgcaaggcaggaaaattcggaccacatgcttggtaagataaatatatgatttatgatacccccgagccaagacaatatctgattggtcaagacaacatttgaggtgtggccaacaggccagtttaaatagtgaggacaccataaaatctttgcttttagtctctagctatgctgctgctatcagtcatgccagcttttagtctctagcaaTGCTGCtactattagccatgtctgcttttagttctagccttgcttgtgctatcagtcatgcctgcccttagcttttagctttgcaacctagctttagcttctctagccatgctgtttagtcatcactgtttgagcgcggttccagcgtgcttcggcctgcaagcctgctgctacttagccacgatgagaaggaacacaaccttgtctcgtcaaactttatttcttttcttttccgtttgagagtttcgtgttctgagttaagttttgtaacgtcgagtctccgacgcctgacctcggatgcccgttcaacttcaaccagtgcacacgactctgcactttcaaccaacgcccaacaaccacgggcttcccaagacgtcactccagcgactgaacttccagccaatcaacgacctcgggatagccctttcaccgacactcctttttcacaggagatgcaagtaactttacctccagactctgacctttactggtgtatctaatataattttaacctcactgaggaactcaatgcgagggctaattacgtgattgatggttgttcatttctatgcaatttaacgtattgttgtaaacttgggattccatatttccattctcttaatctcatctttccctaactttcgatattcctgcaacttgtatgaatgtgtgagtgcatgcgtttatgggttagattagtttatatgtcttagatttatctaataaagccttattcgtattgaaaagagaagtatcttgtgttttgtgcttacaagctaatgtcttaaactgccgatcttgttgctgtgctaattgatagagtttcactatagtttggatattagtatccagcgcaaatttgatgttaaacggctcgttcactgaatcgcagggcgtctcagtgaccagccgtgaaacagtgattctgttcaaattccctttaaaatattaaatgattccctttgagctaaattgacctgtttccgttacacatGAATGTATGTATATTGCTTTGGAGACTCCTTCATTCATTTTACTTTGTGTCTGAGAATGAATTATTAGATGTAAAGACAGTCCacaaaaagtttaactttttttaaatgtttaataatttttttttcacacgtTTCAGATATTCAACACTATCAGAAAGACCATCAGTTCATTATACATTATTCACCTACAGACACATGAACTATATTAAGTAGTCTGAATAAAACTCAATCTTCAGCGAGTGAAAGCTTGCAGCGGTTTCAGGCAGCACTCCTGTCTGGGAACATTTTGCCAACTGGGCATTGAGCTCTGAATAGTATTTTACACTGCATTAAACCATGCACCTAAGGAAGATGAGTGTCAAGATGTTATGTCATAGATCCTCTGTTATAGTAACTCCTAGGTTGTGCTCCCATGTATCTTAAAGAGTGTCAATAAGATccacattatttgtatttattaaaggATGGGTATTTTAGTGTGTGTCATGCTTAGTGACGTGCAGAGCATGAAAAACTTCTGTCAGCCCAATTTgagatttacattaaaaatgtcataatacttttaaaatgaaaaataaatctaagTCATTTAAAGGAATCCAGTTGTACTTGTTatttgtgacaaaaaaataaaataagaaattccAAAAAGACAAGAAAATCTGGGTGTTAATCAAGAGTATTATGTTAATCAAGTTAATCAAATAgtatttaaactgaaaactgcGTCTCACAAGATAGTTTGatcaactagcagttagccaaggAGTAATAAGTCTTactttttggattcacattagaCCAATCTACCTTTTTGCAGCTGACTTTAAATAGTTATGACCAGTCTTGAAGAAAATAAATTTAGATGACTAACTTTTAAAGACTATTGTAGGAAGTTTATGCAACCTGCCTCAGGAACTTAAATGTTTGTCTGAAATAAGCTTTGTTTTATGGTAATCGGCGCACACTAGAGCTAGAATATAACATTGCTCCCCATCTATGACACAGGACAGAAATGAAATGTGTCTtctgatgatttatgaaatagGATACTTCATTTGAAAGAGatacttttttttaactgcttgttcatttttattaacttGATTTTTCTTTACTCAGCCACACATTACAGAAATTTAACACCAATAAAAGACAAAGACCATCACCTCATTCAATTCTTCAATTACGGGAATGTGAACTACATTAAACACCACATACATATAAAACTCATCTTCAGCATCCATACAGCTTGTTGATCCTCAGGATGTCAATGTTGGACATTCCTTGCCTCTGTCCGATTTCCACCGTCTTATCAGGAATTGGGGTGATGGTTTCCAGGCCGGGCTGGATAGAGAAGGCTGTTCTTCCATAGTGCATGACAGAGCCGTAGTCATATGGAGTGTTTTGGTTGTTGGTGTTTTGTTTCTGGAAGTTGTAGGCCATATCAGGAGAGATGTTCTCAAAGTTGATCCTTACATACTGGTCGCGATCACTCCTTGTTTGCTCATGATAGAAGCCCAGAGCATGATTGAGCTCATGCTGAGCGATGCCGTGATACACACAGCCTTGTCTGTTGAGGGAGACTACCTGTTTGCCACCAGTTCTACCAAGAGAAGAGAAGCACCTGAGAGCAGAGAGAAATATAggggttttatttatatagattattgttttttttttttactttggattAAGGACTGGTTAATGTTTCATGTTAATATTGTATGATACTTCTCACCCATCTTTGTTCTCAATACTGATGTAGTCGGTCTGAGTTGATCTGGCCACAAAGCGGATGCAGGTTTTGGAGTGAAAGGTGGACATGGCGTTCGTAATCACTGATTTCTCATAAGAAGCtgcaaacaaaaatacacaaaggTTCAAAATGAGATCTACACGAATGATAGATATGTTCAGTAAATGAAGGAGATTCACTCACAGAATTCACTGCTCACTATGTAAGGGACCTCCACTATGTTGTTAGAGTTTTTCTTCCAGAAACAGTTGTTGTTAAAGCAGTAGAGAGCATTTCTGGTTTTGGGAAACACCAGATCTCCTTCAATCAAGACTTCAGAAGATCCTgtttttaaagagaataaatgaaaCATCTGTACTTCACAACgatttttttccaactattttGTGAAACCCATTGCTGGCTTTATAGAAATCTACAAGGTGTCTGACCATTGTTGGACTCCAAAATCCTTGTAGTGATGTCCACACTTTCCGGCTCTGACACAAACACTCCTTC from Carassius gibelio isolate Cgi1373 ecotype wild population from Czech Republic chromosome A22, carGib1.2-hapl.c, whole genome shotgun sequence encodes the following:
- the LOC127942463 gene encoding hatching enzyme 1.2-like isoform X7 → MYTRASLSILLLLFGVSQASPIMEESFEGVFVSEPESVDITTRILESNNGSSEVLIEGDLVFPKTRNALYCFNNNCFWKKNSNNIVEVPYIVSSEFSSYEKSVITNAMSTFHSKTCIRFVARSTQTDYISIENKDGCFSSLGRTGGKQVVSLNRQGCVYHGIAQHELNHALGFYHEQTRSDRDQYVRINFENISPDMAYNFQKQNTNNQNTPYDYGSVMHYGRTAFSIQPGLETITPIPDKTVEIGQRQGMSNIDILRINKLYGC
- the LOC127942463 gene encoding hatching enzyme 1.2-like isoform X3; this encodes MDTRASLSILLLLFGVSQASPLMEESFEGVFVSEPESVDITTRILESNNGSSEVLIEGDLVFPKTRNALYCFNNNCFWKKNSNNIVEVPYIVSSEFSSYEKSVITNAMSTFHSKTCIRFVARSTQTDYISIENKDGCFSSLGRTGGKQVVSLNRQGCVYHGIAQHELNHALGFYHEQTRSDRDQYVRINFENISPDMAYNFQKQNTNNQNTPYDYGSVMHYGRTAFSIQPGLETITPIPDKTVEIGQRQGMSNIDILRINKLYGC